CTAGGGCGCCGCGCGGGACGCGCCTCAGGTCGTTCGTGAACCACGACGTCGGCACGATTGCTTGCAACACCGCGCGGCGCACGCGCACCTGCGGCCGCCGGCTCGGGCTGCTGCTCCAGCCGGGCGACGTCGTCGGGCTCGAGGGCGAGCTGGGCGCTGGCAAGACGCTCTTCGTTGGCGGTGTGGCGGCTGGACTGGGCCTCGCGCCGGGCTACCGGGTGGCGAGCCCGACCTTCACCTTGATCAACGAGTACCCGGGCCGCTTGCCGATCGTTCATGTGGATCTCTATCGGCTCGACGACCAGGCCGAGATGCAGGAGATTGGCATCCTCGATTACCTCGGCGGTCCCTGCGTCTGCCTGGTCGAGTGGTTCGGTCGCCTCGCCGGCGCCCGGCTGCCCGACCATCTGCAGGTGACGATCGAGGTCACCGGCGACCACACGCGGCGCTTGAGGGTTGCGGGTAGCGGCCCGCGCGCGAGCGAGCTGGTGCGGCGCTGGATCGCCGCGTGCGCGTCTTGACGTTGGCGCGGCGTGCCGCCGATACTGCGGCGTGCGTTGCGCCCGTAGCTCAGTCGGATAGAGCGTCGGACTTCGAATCCGCAGGTCGGGTGTTCGAGTCACCCCGGGCGCACCAAGCCAGCCTCCGCCGCTACGACGCGCCCGGCCCCGGCGCAGGCGATCGCCGAGGCGGCTGCAACGCTGCTCGACGCGGTCGTTGCGGACGGCGATTCCCAGCGCCTTGCGGCTGCCGACGATGACCACCAGCCGTCGAGCGCGGGTCAGCCCGGTGTAGACCAGGTTGCGCTGAAGCATCGCATAGTGCTGCGTGTGCAGCGGCATGACGACGACGGGGTATTCGCTGCCCTGGGCCTTGTGGATCGAGCAAGCGTAGGCCAGCACGAGCTCGTCGAGCTGGCCGTGCTCGTAGCGCACCAGGCGCTCGTCATAGCTGACCGTGAGCTGCTGCTCGTCCTCGTCGATCGACGCGACCCGGCCGATGTCGCCGTTGAAGACGTCGAGATCGTAGTTGTTGCGGAGCTGCATCACCTTGTCGCCGATCCGCAGCAAGCGGCTACCGCGGACTAACGCCGGTCCCGTGGGATTGAGCAGGGACTGTAGCTCGGCGTTGAGGTTGATCACCCCGAGCAGCCCCTTTCGCATCGGCGTCAGCACCTGCACGCCGAGGGTCGGGTCGACCTTGAAGCGGCGCGGGATGCGCTCGCCGACGAGGTCCTTGATCGTCGCGAGGATCTGGTCTGGGTCGCCCCGCTCGATGAAGTAGAAGTCGCTGAGTTCTCCGCTCTCCTGCTCGCTCGTCATCGGCGGTAGCTCGCCGTGGTTGATGCGATGGGCGTTGACCACGATCTGGCTGCGCTGCGCTTGGCGAAAGATCTCGGTCAGGCGCACGACGCCGGCCCAACCCGAGCCGATGAGGTCGCGCAGCACGTTGCCCGGCCCGACCGAGGGGAGCTGATCGACGTCGCCGACGAGGATCAGCTGCGCCGCCGGCGGCAGCGCCTGCACCAGCGCGTGGAATAACACGATGTCGATCATCGAGGTCTCGTCGACGATCAGGGTGTCGACCTCGAGTGGACGCTCGCCGTCGCGCTCGAAGCGCTGCGTGCGCGGCGAGAACTCGAGCAGGCGGTGAATCGTGCGCGCCTCCTGGTCCGTGGTCTCGGCGAGGCGCTTGGCGGCGCGGCCCGTCGGGGCGCAGAGGAGGATACGGCGCCGTCCCCTACGAGCAGGCGCAGGATCGCATTGACGATCGTGGTCTTGCCGGTACCCGGGCCACCGGTGATCACCAGCACCTTGCGCCGGGTGGCCTCCTCCACGGCCTGGCGCTGCTGCTCGGCAAGAGCGAGCTCGCGTTCCCGCTCGAAGCCCTCGATCGCCAGCGCGGCCCCCGCCAGGGGCGCCAGCGGGACCTCGCCGAGCTCCAGCAGTCGGGCCGCGGCTCCGCTCTCCGCGGCGTGCAGGGCCTTGAGGTAGATCGCGTCGTCCTCGGGGAGGGGCTCGCGCACGAGGGTGCCGGCGGCGAGCTGCGCGGCGATGGCCTCTTCGACCGGCAGCACGTCGAGCTCGAGGAGCTGCGTGGCGGCCGCGACTAGCCGCTCGTGCGGGAAGAAGACATGGCCCTGGTCCGCCAACTCGCCGAGCAGGTAGCGCACCCCGGCCTCGGCCCGCTGGGGTGAGTCGCGCGGGATCCCGAGCGAGGCGGCGATCTTGTCGGTGCTCTTGAAGCCGATGCCGACGACGTCCGAGGCGAGCTGGTAGGGGTTCTGGCGCACGACGGCGATCGCTCGCTCGCCGTACTGCTTGAAGACCCGCACGGCGTAGGCGGTGGAGACCCCATGCGTCTGCAGGAAGATCATCACCTCCTTGATCGCGCGTTGCTCAAGCCAGGCCTCGCGAATGCGCAGCGAGCGCAGGGGTCCGATGCCCGCGACCTCCCGCAGACGCTCGGGCTGGTTCTCGATCACGTTGAGGGTCTCGAGCTGGAAGCGCTCCACCAGGCGCGCCGCGATGCCGCGACCGAGCCCCGGGACGAGGCCCGAGGCGAGGTACTTCTCGATGCCGACGAGCGTCGCCGGTTGGATCGTCAGGTAGCTGTGGACGCGGAACTGCTCGCCGTACTTGCGGTCGTTGACCCACCAGCCGCGCAGGCGCAGGTTTTCACCCGGCTGCACGCCGAGCAGGCTACCCACCGCGGTGACCGTGCGCTGCTGCTGCAGGACGGTGATCCGCACCACGCTCCAGGCCGTCTCTTCGTTGGCGTAAACGACGCGGTCGAGCGCACCCTCGAGGACCTCGGGCGGGTCGCCGACGGGAGCTTCGGCGCGATGGCGATGGCCAGACATGCCGCGGCATCCTAACAGGGCGCTCGCCGGGCCGAAACCGCCCCCCGGGGCGCTTGCGGCCCGGCGCGCTGGGGCTTGCGCGGCGGGTCGGCCGAGCGGCGGGCGAGACTGGCGATCGGCCGCCCTCGACATGCCGCGGGTTGTCGACCAGAGGCAGCGGCGGTTGCGTGCGGCAAGCCGAACGCGCCCACCTGCCGTCGCCGTGTGAGCGCTCCGGTGAAGGCCCGTCGTGCGCGCCAGCGGGTGCCGGCGTGCGTGGCGTCTCCCGTCTGTGGTCGTCAGCAGCCCGCGACCACCCGGCCGGGGCTCAGCGAGCCGGCCTTTCCTTTGGCCGCGCGCTCTCGGTGCCGAGGCGCAGGACGAGTTGATCGAAATCGCGCCGCGAAATGGGCCCTGTCCGGCCGCGGAAAGGGCGGAAGCCGCCGTCGCCCTCGGGTGGTGTGTGCTCGGAGAGCCCCGGCACGTTCCAGATACCCTTGGACTCACTATCGGCCGGATCGTTTGGCGGCAGGCAGGCAAGCAGCGGCGTGGCGACCATCTGAGAGGAGGCCTTGGCGAGCGCCCGCCGATACGCTGCGTCGAGCTCCGAGGTCCACGGCCCGTGGCCACCCGACGGGGGGTTCTGCGGATCGATTCCCGCCGGAAGCTCGCCGGCGCGCTCCAGCCAGGTGAGCAGCTCGTAGCGCCAATGCGGTAGGCGCGCTTGCCAGCGGCTCGCCTCCTCGTCGGAGATCTTGCCCAGGCGGCGGAGCAGCCGGAGGTCAGCGCCATTCCATACCGCCCCGACGGGCGGCATGTCCCAGGTGGAATACGCCGCCAGCGCGCTCGACTCGTAGGACCTCGGCGACGCGAGGGGTGGAACGACGCTCCCTCGGAAGGCGTCCCAGTCGTAGGCCCAGCGGGCCAGCGCGTAGCCGTAGAGCCCCGCCTGTCTTCTCTTCTCGTCGAAGCCAGCGGGTGGGGTGCCGAGGTTCTCGGCGATCACCAGGCAGTGATGGCGACGACTCAGGAGGGTGATCACCGCCATCAGCTCCGGGAAGGGGTAGGCCACGTAGCCAGATCGCGCTGCGTCAAAGGCGCCGTCGGCAGTCCAGGCCGGCGAGAAGAGCCCGTGGATCCAGAACGCGTTGTCGAGACGTAGCCCGCCGGCGTTCGCCATCGAGCGCGTCAGCCTCGCCGCGAAGCGCGTCAGCCCATCGCGGATCATCGCCAGCGGATTTCGGATTGATCCGCCCCAGTCCTGGGGCAGATTCGGCGAGGTATCGTCGGGTGGCGCCCCTGCGTGCATGCCGCGCAGGTAGCCGTCGGGCCATTGCTCAACCTGAGGACCATTGGTGACGACGGGCTGGTCCCTGATCCAACCGAGGGCCATCGGGGCTGCGCCGTCGGCGCGCGGATCGACGGCGGCCTCGCGAACTGCCAGCT
The Pseudomonadota bacterium DNA segment above includes these coding regions:
- the tsaE gene encoding tRNA (adenosine(37)-N6)-threonylcarbamoyltransferase complex ATPase subunit type 1 TsaE, with translation MNHDVGTIACNTARRTRTCGRRLGLLLQPGDVVGLEGELGAGKTLFVGGVAAGLGLAPGYRVASPTFTLINEYPGRLPIVHVDLYRLDDQAEMQEIGILDYLGGPCVCLVEWFGRLAGARLPDHLQVTIEVTGDHTRRLRVAGSGPRASELVRRWIAACAS